The following nucleotide sequence is from Nocardioides daedukensis.
AACCGGGTGCAGATCGCGATCTGTGTCCATGACGCCGGCCTGGGTTGAGGACGCGGGCCGACTGGGTCCCGATGCGGCCCGAGTTCGCCGTACTTCCTGTCCCGAGTCCGCGACCGGCGAGTTGATAGCGTTTCGGTGTGATCGATCCAGGACCCGTGCTGGTGGACCACCGCGAGCGGAACAGCCCGATTCCAGAGGCCCTGAGCGCCGCGGGACTGGACGTCCGGCTGACCGATCTTCCGGTGGGCGACTATGTGTTCGGGCCCGGACTGGCCATTGAGCGCAAGGGTCCCCATGACTTGGGGGCATCGATCCGCGATGGGCGGATCTTCGATCAGGCAGTGCGGTTGCAGTCCGCCTTCTCCCAAGCCGTGCTGTTGCTGGAGGGTGAGCCGCGCGGCATCGCCGAGGACGCCTGGCGCGGTGCCGTGTGTCGACTGATCGAGGACGGGTTCACCGTCCTGCACAGCCTGGACGCCGAGGACAGCGCGGCATGGCTCGTCCGCCTCGCGAAGCGTGCCCGCCGCGCCGGACCGACCATCCACACCGTGGGCCCGCGCCGCGCACCTCGACACCCCTCGGCCCAGGCCGAGGCGATGCTCTCGGTGGTTCCCGGGATCAGCGCCGCCATGGCCCGCAGCCTGCTCGCCGCCCATGGCAGCCTTGCCTCGGTCGCTGCAGCCGCGCCCGAGGGCCTGCGGCATCATCCCGGCATCGGTCGGGTGCGTGCGACTCGCCTTGCCGAGGCCCTGCACGGTGAGTTCGTGGCGCCCGTTGATCGCGACCCGGAGCCCGCCCGGCCTTCGCGCACGGAGCGCGCGCCACGTCGCTGGATCCTCACCGGCCCGATTCCCGAGGCGGAGGTGCAGTCGTTCGACCGTCGCGCGATCGCCCTGCGCGCACTGGGCTCCAGCGTCGATGGCACCCAGCTGATCGACGGACTCACCGGCGAGGTGGTCGCCACCGCCGGCGAGGCGGCAGGCTAGTCACAGCTCGGCCGAGCGCGGTTGGCGCACACTCTCCCCCCGTCGAGTCGGCAGTTGTTGACGCCCACGGTGGTCAACAACTGCCGGGTCGACGGGTCGGGGTGTCAACAACTGCC
It contains:
- a CDS encoding ERCC4 domain-containing protein codes for the protein MIDPGPVLVDHRERNSPIPEALSAAGLDVRLTDLPVGDYVFGPGLAIERKGPHDLGASIRDGRIFDQAVRLQSAFSQAVLLLEGEPRGIAEDAWRGAVCRLIEDGFTVLHSLDAEDSAAWLVRLAKRARRAGPTIHTVGPRRAPRHPSAQAEAMLSVVPGISAAMARSLLAAHGSLASVAAAAPEGLRHHPGIGRVRATRLAEALHGEFVAPVDRDPEPARPSRTERAPRRWILTGPIPEAEVQSFDRRAIALRALGSSVDGTQLIDGLTGEVVATAGEAAG